The Vibrio orientalis CIP 102891 = ATCC 33934 genome segment CGCGCATCCGGTAAACAGCGACAAGAATTAAACGAACTACTCAATGAGTTGACTAAGTTCATTCAAAAACGTCAGCGCGAGACAGGGAAATCCTTTGTCTCACGTACACGCTTAAACCCAGAGCGTTGGGGACGATTAAATACCATCGTATTCCGAGTTGTTCTTGCGAACCCACTAACGGGTTGTGATATTTTAAGCTCAGTGCTCGAAGAACAGCGAGAAATTGCCAAGCAAGCGCCTAAGCTGATGGCAAAAATTGAACGATTAGTCGACGACATTAATCATTCGTCTAGAAAAAACTGAAATTTTCTTTCTAGAAAAGTGTAATTTCTCTATCAACGACAGCCTCATTATTGAAAGTTTTAGCGCTACAGGATCGAATTCTGTAGTTTAGCCAAAATTTAGTTTGAGGCTTGTCATATATTAGCCAATTCCCTAGTAGAAAAGTTGCCGCAAACCTTTTGCTTAGGTTTATACTGGCTGCATGGCGCTGGATTGTATTTGCTCTCTTAGGAAACAGTTTGTTTCTTATCATTAATTTCGGGTATGTCCAGTGAGTTGTTCTCTATACCCTCGTGAACACTATGAACACATTAGAAAAAATTCAAAAGAACCTAGAAAATTTTAGTAAGTCAGAGCGTAAAGTTGCTGAAGTCATTATGGCCTCACCTCAGACTGCTATCCATTCTAGTATTGCTACACTGGCTAAAATGGCTGATGTGAGTGAGCCGACTGTTAACCGTTTTTGCCGTCGTTTGGATACCAAAGGTTTCCCAGACTTTAAACTTCATCTCGCTCAAAGCTTGGCTAACGGTACTCCTTATGTGAACCGTAATGTCGAAGAAGATGATGGCCCAGATGCTTACACGCATAAGATTTTCGAATCTACGATGGCTTGTCTGGATGTGGCAAAGAACAGCTTAGATGCAATGCAAGTTAACCGTGCGGTCGATCTACTGACTCAAGCGAAACGCATTTCATTCTTTGGTTTAGGCGCATCTTCTGCCGTTGCAAAAGACGCACAAAATAAGTTTATTCGCTTTAACATTCCAATTACTTGCTTCGAAGACATCGTGATGCAACGTATGAGCTGTATCAATTGTACAGACAACGACGTGATTGTGTTGATTTCACATACTGGCCGCACTAAGAGCCAGGTTGAGATTGCGAACCTTGCCCGTGAAAATGGTGCGACCGTTATTGCTATCACAGCAAAAGACTCACCGCTTGATAAAGCGAGTTCACTGTCTATTTCGCTTGATGTGCCAGAGGATACGGACGTTTACATGCCAATGGCGAGTCGTGTTGTCCAAATGACAGTGATTGATGTGCTTGCAACAGGATTTACTCTTCGCCGAGGTTCTGGCTTTAGAGAGAACCTCAAGCGCGTTAAAGATGTCTTAAAAGACTCACGTTACGATAAACTGTCACAGTTTTAATCTAAAGAAAGCGGAGCAACATGCTCCGCTTTTTTCATTTCTATCTCAAGATATTACTAGCTTTTCGAGTAGCGGCTTTCATCTTCTGCTACGCTAATTCGCAATACACCAGCAGACTTAGGTGTCGGCACGGCAGATTCCTCTTTGCACACGCCACCACACTGACAAACATTCTCGAGTATATAACGCAGACGCTCCTTAGTAAGTGGAAGCGGATTACCTTTAATGGCGACAGTTTTCAATGCATCCTCTGTAACCAATTCAAACGATGTTGTACACACACCAAAGGTATCTAAAGTAGGAATAGCGAGCTTTTCTAACATCATATTGACCCATAATATGGCATCGTTTCTATGGGCATTCGCCCTACCCGTTAGTATTTGTGCCAGCTTAGTATAACGACTGAGAACATCACTACGCCCTGCCGAAAAGGCAGCCTTAATGTTCTCCGACATGACGTAAGGAGCTAGCCGAGCGGTAATAACACTATGGGGAGCATCTAGCTTGCCTCCGAGTGCAGACGCTAGTCCATGAGCGGCACCTAGCTTAGCATTAGAAATGGCCATTCCCCCTAGCATTGCAGCGAAAGAAAGATCCGAACGCGCACGGTGATCATCTTGCAGACAACCTGCCACCATCGACTGAGCCAGACGACGAAGTCCCTCTTCACATATCATATCGGTAAGCGGATTTGGTTCGCCACAAACATACGCTTCCATTAAGTGGGTAAACGCATCCATTGCACCACGTCCTGACAAATATCGTTCAGTGCCATAAGTAAGCGTTGGGTCAACTATCGCAACGTCAGCCAGCATATCAGGGCTACGTAAGCTTACTTTGACTTGGTCTTGCCCGGAGCGTAGCACCGCATTCTTGGTCACTTCAGAACCGGTGCTGGCTGTTGTCGGGATCGCGATATAAGGTAGCGGCTTAGATTTTAGTGGCACATTTCGTCCAACCACCTCCACATAATCATATACATCACCTTGATTGGGAATCACCGCAGCGAGAGCTTTACCCATATCAAGAACACTCCCACCACCGATCGCCACCACCATATCAGGCTTGAATTTACGACCAGCTAACGCTGTCTCTTCAATCATGGTGATGTTAGGCTCCCCATTGATTGAAACGTGCTGGTAGCGCATTCCTTGGGATTTCAAGTAGCGTATGATCGGTGTGGCGCGTTCCAAGCTCTTACCTGTCACAAGAAGA includes the following:
- a CDS encoding MurR/RpiR family transcriptional regulator produces the protein MNTLEKIQKNLENFSKSERKVAEVIMASPQTAIHSSIATLAKMADVSEPTVNRFCRRLDTKGFPDFKLHLAQSLANGTPYVNRNVEEDDGPDAYTHKIFESTMACLDVAKNSLDAMQVNRAVDLLTQAKRISFFGLGASSAVAKDAQNKFIRFNIPITCFEDIVMQRMSCINCTDNDVIVLISHTGRTKSQVEIANLARENGATVIAITAKDSPLDKASSLSISLDVPEDTDVYMPMASRVVQMTVIDVLATGFTLRRGSGFRENLKRVKDVLKDSRYDKLSQF
- a CDS encoding iron-containing alcohol dehydrogenase, whose product is MFQFMTSTRIIFGEGALNSSLSVINQYGYSVLLVTGKSLERATPIIRYLKSQGMRYQHVSINGEPNITMIEETALAGRKFKPDMVVAIGGGSVLDMGKALAAVIPNQGDVYDYVEVVGRNVPLKSKPLPYIAIPTTASTGSEVTKNAVLRSGQDQVKVSLRSPDMLADVAIVDPTLTYGTERYLSGRGAMDAFTHLMEAYVCGEPNPLTDMICEEGLRRLAQSMVAGCLQDDHRARSDLSFAAMLGGMAISNAKLGAAHGLASALGGKLDAPHSVITARLAPYVMSENIKAAFSAGRSDVLSRYTKLAQILTGRANAHRNDAILWVNMMLEKLAIPTLDTFGVCTTSFELVTEDALKTVAIKGNPLPLTKERLRYILENVCQCGGVCKEESAVPTPKSAGVLRISVAEDESRYSKS